Genomic segment of Clostridium sp. Marseille-P299:
TATCTATATGTGTAAATGAAATCATTGAATTTTTGCAAATAGAACCAGGTCAAATCGGGTTGGATGCGACGCTAGGATACGGTGGACATACATCTGCAATGTTAAAATGTTTAGAATCAAAGGGTCATATTTATGCTCTTGATGTAGACCCAATAGAAATTGTTAAGACGAAAGAACGTTTAGCAGGTCTAGGCTATGGTCCTGATATCTTAACTATTAAGCAGCTAAACTTTGCTAATATAGACCAAGTTGCAGAAGAAGCAGGAAAGTTTGATTTTGTTTTGGCAGATTTAGGTGTTTCATCAATGCAAATTGATAATCCTGAGAGAGGTTTTTCATTTAAAACAGACGGTCCATTGGATTTACGTCTTAATCCTGAAAAAGGAATGTCAGTAGCAGAGTTATTAAGAAATGTTACTCAAGAAGAATTACAGGGAATGTTAATAGAGAATTCAGATGAACCTTATTCGGAGGAAATATCAAAAGCTATTATTTCAGAAATCAAAAAGGGAAATGATATTTCTACAACTACAAAATTGAGAGGAATCATAGAAGATGTTCTTAATTTTATTCCAGAGAAGGAACGCAAAGAAGCGATAAAGAAATCGTGTCAAAGAACATTCCAAGCATTACGAATCGATGTGAATAGTGAATTCGAAGTACTATATGATTTCTTAGATAAACTCCCTAATGTTATGGCAAAAGGAGGACGTATTGCTATTTTAACATTCCATTCTGGAGAGGATCGATTGGTTAAAAAGTCGTTTAAACAATTGTTGCGTGAAGGAGTATATAGTGAAATTTCAACGGAAGTTATCCGCCCTTCCGCAGAAGAATGTGCGATGAATGGTCGTGCACGCTCAACTAAAATGAGATGGGCAATTAAAGCATAATTAAAGCAAAGGAATAAAATAGATATGGTATTAACAAAGGAAAAGTATGACACATATGTAAAGATTTTAAAGGAAGAATTAGTTCCAGCCTTTGGGTGTACAGAACCAATTGCTATTGCATATTGTGCTGCAAAAGCTAGAGAAATTTTAGGAAAATATCCAGACCAAGTAGTGATTGAAGCAAGCAGCAATATTATTAAGAATGTAAAAAGCGTAATAGTTCCAAACACTGGAGGATTAAAGGGGATTCCTGCAGCAACAGCAGCAGGGATTGTGGCTGGAGATGCATCGAAAGAATTAGAGGTTATTTCTCATGTATCAGATGAGAAAAAAGAAGAAATTCGTAATTATCTAGAAAATACACAGTTTAAAGTGATGCCATTGGAGGGCGGAGATAAACTAGATATCCGAATTACAGTATCTAGCGGAGAAGATACTACGGTAGTTAGAATCGCAAAACATCACACCAATCTTGTAAGAATAGAAAAAAATTCAGAAGTAATGTGGCAAGCGCAAGAAGATACAACGATTACAACGGATAAAGCAGACCGAAGTCTCCTATCTGTTGAAGATATCATCCTATTTGCACAAGAGGTAACTTTATCTGATGTAGAAGAAGTATTAGAACGACAGGTAGAGTATAATTATAAAATTGCCGAGGAAGGGATGGCAAAAGATTGGGGAGCTAATCTAGGCAGTGTCCTATTAAATACACAAGGCAATGATATTCGTACAAGAGCTAAGGCTATGGCAGCAGCAGGTTCTGATGCTAGAATGAGTGGATGTGAATTACCAGTAGTAATAAACTCTGGTAGTGGAAATCAAGGGATTACCGTGTCCGTACCAATTATTGTGTATGCAAAAGAGTTGAATGTGGCAAAGGAGGAGATGTATCGTGCACTCGTTGTCTCTAACCTAATTGCAGTACACATTAAAAATGGAATCGGATCTTTATCTGCTTTTTGTGGTGCAGTAAGCGCAGGTTGTGCTGCTGGATGTGGAATTGCTTATTTAATGGGTGATAGAACAGAGGTTATATCACATGCATTGGTAAATGCATTAGCAATAGTTTCAGGTATAATTTGTGATGGAGCAAAGGCCTCCTGCGCTGGTAAGATTGCTGTATCAGTGGATGCGGGTATTTTAGGATATTTAATGTACAAAGAAGGTCAACAGTTTTATGCAGAAGATGGAATTGTATCAAAGGGAGTGGAAAAAACCATTCAAAATATTTATCGTCTAGCCGCTAGAGGAATGAGTGAAACGGATGAGGAAATTATTCGTATCATGACTCAGTGTGATTAGCATAGGATGCTTGAATGAATAAACTAGTTTTGCTAGGAATAATTCATCCTCCGTTTTTTAAAATTTACATTAAAATTAATCCTGATATTTTACAGGGATGCTGATTTTAATCATAAAATCAGTAGTATTTTGAACGGTTAATTTATCAAGGAGATATTCTTCGTATGCATCTCCACATATGGTAAGTCCTTGCTCTTTAAGTGATTTTAGAAATGGCTCATAGGCATCTTGCGCAGATGCATATGGGCCTTTATGATATATAATCGCATAAAGACCAGAAGGCTTTATTTTGGCCTTGGCACAATTTCTACGTAAAAACAAACGGTCAATTTTTCCGTAAATCCCATCCATAAGATCCTTTTGATTAATTACAGAACCAACAAAAGCAGGGCCTTTTATATCAGCTTTTTTTAGAAAACTATCTGTAAAGTCAAACCAATCTTTATCAGAGAATTCATTTGTGTAAGGAAAAGCTTCACTATATAATACACGTTCTTTTGGTAGCTCTGCGAAAATAATTTCATCAAGGGGTGCATTAATTGCTTCTTCGGTATAGGTTACCATATTACTTAACAACCAATGTATTTGTTCTAGTTTTTTAATTTCTTGATTTACTCGCTCAATTTGATCCTTTGATAATGTAATTAACTCTTCTGGCGAGGGTGCCTTGAGGTAGTGCTCCAAAGTCTTTAAAGGGAAATTAAGTTCCTTTAAAGATTGAAGCATCCAAAAGATATCCAGTTGTGGAACTGTATAATAACGATACCCATTGTCGCTTACCCCAGCTGGTTGAAATAATCCGATTTTATCGTAATAGAACAAGGTATCTTTTTTTATGCCAAATCGTTGTGCAAATTCACCAGTGGTGAAGGTTTTTATGTTATTCTCCATTATATTCTTCTCCATAGTATTATTCTTTATAGTATTGTTCTTTATAGTATTGTTCTTTATAGCATTGTTCTTTATTAAATTGTTCTTTATTGCGTTATTTTGCATAGTTTATTATACTTAGCATCATTCTGCATAGCATTTTTTCCATTATATTTTTCTATTACATTTTTCTTCATAGCATTCTTCCCCATAGAGTTCTTGTCCATTACATTTTTCATTACAGTATTATTGAACATAACGTTCATTTCTTTAACTATGGAGTTACTCTATCCTTTATAATACATATTTTTGTATAAGACTGCAATAAAAATTAAAAGATTCTTGTAGCAATTCGTTCCAATATCATTCGCTTTTTATATTTATTTTCAATATTACATCCAGTTTATTTTTTTGCTTGACTATAGAGTCACTCCATACTTCATAATACAGATAATTAAAAATTAACTTTAATCAAATGCTTTTATGGAAATATGCAAAAAAGGATAAAAGTATAAAGCTTTATAATGTTTTAAGGTTAGAACTTTAAAATGTATAAGTATTAAACTTAAAAAGGATGAATTTGGAGGTAAGATTTATGAGTTGGATTAAGAACGTTCTATTAGAGGTAGGTAGAGAA
This window contains:
- the rsmH gene encoding 16S rRNA (cytosine(1402)-N(4))-methyltransferase RsmH, which codes for MENQEKTHKRRVRYKGTHPKNYKEKYKELNPDKYPETVAKVIRKGSTPVGMHISICVNEIIEFLQIEPGQIGLDATLGYGGHTSAMLKCLESKGHIYALDVDPIEIVKTKERLAGLGYGPDILTIKQLNFANIDQVAEEAGKFDFVLADLGVSSMQIDNPERGFSFKTDGPLDLRLNPEKGMSVAELLRNVTQEELQGMLIENSDEPYSEEISKAIISEIKKGNDISTTTKLRGIIEDVLNFIPEKERKEAIKKSCQRTFQALRIDVNSEFEVLYDFLDKLPNVMAKGGRIAILTFHSGEDRLVKKSFKQLLREGVYSEISTEVIRPSAEECAMNGRARSTKMRWAIKA
- a CDS encoding L-cysteine desulfidase family protein codes for the protein MVLTKEKYDTYVKILKEELVPAFGCTEPIAIAYCAAKAREILGKYPDQVVIEASSNIIKNVKSVIVPNTGGLKGIPAATAAGIVAGDASKELEVISHVSDEKKEEIRNYLENTQFKVMPLEGGDKLDIRITVSSGEDTTVVRIAKHHTNLVRIEKNSEVMWQAQEDTTITTDKADRSLLSVEDIILFAQEVTLSDVEEVLERQVEYNYKIAEEGMAKDWGANLGSVLLNTQGNDIRTRAKAMAAAGSDARMSGCELPVVINSGSGNQGITVSVPIIVYAKELNVAKEEMYRALVVSNLIAVHIKNGIGSLSAFCGAVSAGCAAGCGIAYLMGDRTEVISHALVNALAIVSGIICDGAKASCAGKIAVSVDAGILGYLMYKEGQQFYAEDGIVSKGVEKTIQNIYRLAARGMSETDEEIIRIMTQCD
- a CDS encoding MerR family transcriptional regulator, with the translated sequence MENNIKTFTTGEFAQRFGIKKDTLFYYDKIGLFQPAGVSDNGYRYYTVPQLDIFWMLQSLKELNFPLKTLEHYLKAPSPEELITLSKDQIERVNQEIKKLEQIHWLLSNMVTYTEEAINAPLDEIIFAELPKERVLYSEAFPYTNEFSDKDWFDFTDSFLKKADIKGPAFVGSVINQKDLMDGIYGKIDRLFLRRNCAKAKIKPSGLYAIIYHKGPYASAQDAYEPFLKSLKEQGLTICGDAYEEYLLDKLTVQNTTDFMIKISIPVKYQD